The genomic interval CTTGAAATCCGCCGAACGGCCGACCCACAGGATAAAGGCCTTCTGCTGTTCGGCCGGCTCCGTCAGACGCTGTCCGTTCGGCATCACAACAGACTCGGCGCCCGCCGCCTTTCGGAGCTGCTCCTGGTCCTGGCGATTCTGAACAAACACACAGTCGGCCCTGCGCAGCACCCGGTAAAACAGACGCCCCAACACCGGATGCTCGGCCCGATAGGTTCCGTCACATTCGTACTGATGGGCCGTTCGGTACAGAAACCGCCGTCCGTGCACACGGCAGAAAGCATACACCAGCGGCACACCCGGCGAGGCCGTTTCGAGCATATAAAACTGCGCATCGGCTTTCTTGAGAGTCCGCCACAGCCGCCAGGCCGAACAGACCGGATTGCGGCGAAAATCCAAACCGGTCAAAAGCCGCACATTCTCCCGTACCTGCTCGGCGGGCTGCCCGTAATCCGCACAAATAAACGAAACCGAAAAAGCAGGGTCCTTGGCCAGCTCCGTCGCCAGCATATACAAATCCACTTCCGCCCCGCCGTAATAGGTCTTGACCGACGGGTCAAAGAGACCGTAGGCCTTCGGACAGACAAAACAAATGGACAGATTCGCTTCTTCGGTTTTCACAAACGCCTTTCCCGACTGCCGCCGTCGGACCGGCGGCACAGCCGTTCAAAAAGTTCCAGATATTTTCGAGCAATCCCCGGCCAGGAAAACTCCGCCGCCCGCTGCCGCGCCTTCTGCGAAAGACTCTGCCGAAGCGGCTCATCGGCCGTCAGCTTCATCAGGGCCGCCCGCAGTCCCTCCGCATCCCGGGGCCTGACATAAACAGCCGCCTCGCCGGCCGCCTCCGGACAGCCCCCCG from Anaerohalosphaeraceae bacterium carries:
- a CDS encoding glycosyltransferase family 4 protein, producing the protein MKTEEANLSICFVCPKAYGLFDPSVKTYYGGAEVDLYMLATELAKDPAFSVSFICADYGQPAEQVRENVRLLTGLDFRRNPVCSAWRLWRTLKKADAQFYMLETASPGVPLVYAFCRVHGRRFLYRTAHQYECDGTYRAEHPVLGRLFYRVLRRADCVFVQNRQDQEQLRKAAGAESVVMPNGQRLTEPAEQQKAFILWVGRSADFKHPERFVELARHFPQESFVMVCRPATGDTEYEALRRQAESTPNLRFYPDVDFFELGRFFAGAKVFVNTSDAEGFPNTFIQAAAAGTAILSWQVNPDQFLTSRQCGLACGGSMERLVKGLAFLLERQRYLEIGQNGLGYVRRHHNISELAEQYKKILRTLAAGAGGRTAAQ